One genomic region from Oncorhynchus gorbuscha isolate QuinsamMale2020 ecotype Even-year linkage group LG13, OgorEven_v1.0, whole genome shotgun sequence encodes:
- the LOC123992759 gene encoding protein FAM222B-like, whose translation MLACLPASSGDPTTRFLSHTQMNTGLQQWDTTQKMRSANYPTPAELDAFAKKVANKPLTIKIFPNSVKVPQRKHIRRTVNGLDTSSQRHSPYQSQVSSTRAGLLAVLRTSTGKSAIKDTDGSQAHLLPKATMNLHSGSHVAQSSLNLPEPVPHLQGMSQTQHQALNQKQHLPHPHPQHAVQQHNMAHRVTSQPQNIPQPHPKTLQQQNMAHPQTLQRQPSLSQLQTVQQQQQNLAHPQNIQRQQSLPHTQTLRQQNQTRPQTSQQQHLFHPQTLQHQTLPHQQALVQQAVAQAQGLRHLPDLAQAQPPPSLQHSQGMQQPQSLSQPLPQGLRHQPDVAQSQLPPSLQHSQGLPPSQQFPQASGAGPGPPSALQPQPGPPYGPRKLPDADVPPNVTVSTSTIPLSMAACLHHNRPGTDLSIIVHQINQFCQARAGMGATSVCEGQIANPSPISRNLLINASSRVNTPHNLDLLPSGLLGPTEKAPGESQGPAGGLQPNIAVMNRLPPAFHTDIKQQLQQQQVQQLQQVHQQQQLQHQLQQQLQQQHSWNQHQLAHMQHLPEGTNPSKNPRREIPSGPVFPANYPHVLLASQPQAFYLKHPSDKTTPSPSVTGPPGGTMLSSTNGCYLQAPWGSVLQAGKSDGLGPLDLAFQGGPSGASIDCSTPGSQYRPGARPGFPGSGQTKLMKQNVCDYLAGDFQAFQHNPGAMGKMHRPPMGRALAQGPELGNDRNIPAHHPGYR comes from the exons ATGCTGGCCTGTCTGCCAGCATCATCAGGTGACCCTACAACCCGATTTCTCTCCCACACGCAGATGAACACTGGACTTCAGCAAT GGGACACTACACAGAAGATGAGATCTGCCAACTATCCAACCCCAGCAGAATTAGATGCCTTTGCTAAGAAAGTCGCCAACAAGCCTCTGACCATAAAGATCTTCCCCAACAGTGTCAAAGTACCTCAGAGAAAGCACATCCGCCGCACAGTGAACGGGTTGGACACGTCCAGCCAGCGCCACAGCCCCTACCAGTCTCAGGTCAGCAGCACCAGAGCGGGCCTCCTAGCCGTCCTCCGCACTTCGACCGGGAAAAGCGCCATCAAAGACACAGACGGCAGCCAAGCCCATCTGCTTCCCAAAGCAACCATGAACCTCCACAGCGGGTCACACGTCGCTCAAAGCTCTTTAAATCTCCCCGAGCCTGTCCCCCACCTCCAGGGCATGTCCCAAACCCAACACCAGGCATTGAACCAGAAACAGCACCTCCCCCACCCACATCCACAGCATGCTgtacagcagcacaacatggctcATCGTGTGACTTCACAGCCACAGAATATTCCTCAACCTCACCCTAAAACTTTACAGCAACAGAACATGGCCCACCCTCAAACTTTACAGCGGCAACCAAGCTTGTCCCAGCTGCAAACTgtacagcagcaacagcagaaTCTGGCGCACCCCCAGAATATCCAGCGGCAGCAAAGTTTGCCTCACACGCAGACTTTACGACAGCAAAATCAGACTCGGCCACAAACCTCACAGCAGCAGCATCTTTTTCATCCTCAGACGCTGCAGCACCAGACTCTTCCTCACCAACAAGCTTTAGTACAGCAGGCTGTGGCTCAGGCTCAAGGTCTCCGGCACCTGCCTGACTTAGCCCAGGCCCAGCCTCCACCTAGTCTGCAACATTCCCAGGGCATGCAGCAACCCCAGAGCCTGTCACAGCCTCTCCCCCAGGGCCTCCGGCACCAGCCTGACGTAGCCCAGTCCCAGCTTCCACCCAGTCTGCAACATTCCCAGGGCCTCCCCCCATCTCAGCAGTTCCCCCAGGCCTCCGGTGCCGGCCCTGGCCCTCCCTCTGCCCTGCAGCCCCAGCCAGGCCCCCCCTACGGCCCCAGGAAGCTGCCAGATGCAGACGTCCCGCCAAACGTAACTGTATCTACCTCCACCATCCCGCTATCCATGGCGGCCTGCCTGCACCACAACCGGCCGGGCACAGACCTGAGCATCATCGTGCACCAGATCAACCAGTTCTGTCAGGCTCGGGCCGGAATGGGTGCCACCTCGGTGTGTGAGGGCCAGATAGCCAACCCCAGCCCCATCAGCCGTAACCTTCTCATCAATGCCAGCTCCAGGGTCAACACACCCCACAATCTGGACCTCCTTCCCTCCGGCCTGCTGGGCCCCACAGAGAAGGCCCCTGGAGAGTCCCAGGGCCCTGCTGGTGGCCTACAGCCCAACATAGCTGTCATGAACAGGTTGCCACCTGCTTTCCACACTGACATAAAGCAGCAGTTACAGCAGCAGCAAGTACAGCAGTTACAACAGGTTCACCAGCAGCAACAGCTACAACATCAGTTACAGCAGCAACTCCAACAGCAACACTCCTGGAACCAGCACCAGCTGGCTCACATGCAGCACCTGCCTGAGGGAACCAACCCCAGCAAGAACCCCAGGAGAGAAATCCCCTCTGGGCCTGTCTTCCCTGCCAACTATCCCCACGTGCTGCTGGCCTCGCAGCCACAAGCCTTCTACCTTAAACACCCATCAGACAAGACAACCCCCTCGCCCTCTGTAACCGGCCCACCGGGTGGCACCATGCTCAGCTCCACCAACGGGTGCTACCTGCAGGCTCCATGGGGCAGTGTCCTACAAGCAGGCAAAAGTGATGGTCTTGGCCCTCTGGATTTGGCCTTCCAGGGGGGCCCGTCAGGGGCCTCCATAGACTGCAGCACACCAGGATCACAGTACCGACCAGGAGCCAGACCCGGGTTCCCAGGTTCGGGTCAGACCAAGCTGATGAAGCAGAACGTGTGTGATTACCTGGCTGGGGATTTCCAGGCATTCCAGCATAACCCGGGTGCCATGGGGAAGATGCACAGGCCCCCCATGGGTAGAGCTCTAGCCCAGGGCCCAGAGCTAGGCAACGATAGAAATATCCCCGCTCATCACCCAGGCTATAGATAG